One genomic window of Amyelois transitella isolate CPQ chromosome 8, ilAmyTran1.1, whole genome shotgun sequence includes the following:
- the LOC106135847 gene encoding uncharacterized protein LOC106135847 encodes MKATLFLFAVLIVAVSCRPEKSDIAKAKAEFARKKACMKDCANIKVDPICAGKQGEKPKSFGNECVLQNHNCEHKDSLHKISSGQCPGAEGIRLS; translated from the exons atgaaggcgacgttatttttgtttg CTGTATTGATTGTGGCGGTATCCTGCCGGCCAGAGAAGTCCGACATAGCGAAGGCGAAGGCCGAGTTCGCTCGCAAGAAGGCCTGCATGAAGGACTGTGCCAACATTAAGGTGGACCCGATCTGCGCCGGCAAGCAAGGAGAGAAACCCAAGTCTTTCGGCAATGAGTGCGTTTTGCAGAACCACAACTGCGAACATAAGGATT cgCTCCACAAGATCAGCAGTGGCCAGTGCCCAGGGGCGGAAGGCATTCGTctgtcttaa